The stretch of DNA CGCCTAAGTACCGCTGGGTTGTTACGACGCTTTTATGCCCTAACATTTCTTGGACGGCATAAATATCGTTCGTGTGTTCATAGAGACGCTGCGCGTAAGACTTTCGCAGGGAATGTGTGCCGAGTTTTCCGTTGAGTCCCGCCGTCTCAAACGCGTCCTTTAACGCATCGTGCGCTGCTATTCTCGACATCGCTTTCAAACCTTGCCCTTTTCGGGACGGGAACAATGGACGGGTCGGATCGGTATTTCCATAGAGTTCAAGATGCCAAGCGATAAGATTCGCTATTGCCTGTTGGCCATCTGTGTTTACAGGCACGGCTCTGGATACCTCGCCGCCCTTTACGATGTTTCGATCAAACAGCAAATCAGAGACGGGTTTGCTGTTCTGCCATACATCATTTACTTTCAGAGCGATCAGTTCACTGATCCGTCCACCGACAGAGACACCGAGCATAAACAAGCTCCTGTTCCGAATAGCAAACGTCCCGTCAAAAGCCGCTGATACCTTACGGATTTCGGCGTTGTCTAAAGGTCTTGTACCTTTCATAAAAAAACTCCCTGCTTCTATGCGTGTATAATATTTAAAACGGCATCATATTCTATCGGTTTCTAAGTTTTGTGTTGTAGGAAACGATCTGCTCTATCTCGGGGTGGTGCAAAGTTCACACACTAATTGCTCCAGAATACCGGTCTCATTTTGTTCACTTGTTTTCAATTGGATATCCACGATAAGGGTTTTCTCAATCGCAACGACTAATTCCTCAGCAGTGAAAGCGTGGAGTGTCTGAAAAACTTTGTATGCGACATAGGGGTTCTGCTTCAGAATGTTATGTGTCGCTGCCTTCGGCAAAAAACGCCCGACTTCTTCAACAAGGGGTTGAAAGATATTCTGCGTAAACACCGAGAATGACATCCGACTTCGGAAGGGTCTAATCCCTTTCCTGTCTGCGATGAGCTTCGCTTGGAGGGCAAATCGGAATTGACGTGTGATCGTGGAATTAACCAAAATGGGTTCTTGTCCGCTTGCTAACACCTCGTGGAGACTTTTCAGTGCCTGTCCGATGGATCGCCTTCCAATCGCATCGGTGAGGTCGAAGATACTGTCAAATGTGTTCTGTGTCACGATATTCTGGATATCGTTTTCGTCAATTTGACGCTTGTCACCCACAAAATCAATGATCTTGTTGATCGCTTCGGCAATTGTGTACATATCGCCCCCGGTGCGAGTCCTGAGTTGCGTGAAAGCGCGGGGGGTAATCTGTTTATTGAATTCACTGAACTTTTCTGAGACTTTTTTATACAGTGGGTCGCGGTTCAACGATGGACCGGCTTCCACTGGATCAAAGGACCTATAGCGTCCTACACTCTCAATCGCTTTGACGAGTCGGTTGCGTTGGTTCACGGGTCCACGCACTATAAAGATCAGAACGCTATTTTCCGGTAGATCGGCTTGCAGCCATTCAAGAAGTAAGTCAATGTCATCACTGGTGCCGGTTTCAGTGCCAAGCATATCCAGTTGTTGGGCGATTCCCGGCAAGCGTTGTAAAAACCCGCGCTCTTCGTCGGTTAATTTCGTCCCTAACTCATCAGTGAGGGCTTCAACTGCGTTTGCGAAGTCAAAATGCAGTTCGGCGATTTGTTGAGGACTCACTTCTAATACTTTTGCCATTGTAGAGATAGATTTTTGTGGATCTGTAATTTCAATTTTGAACGCATTTCGGAGGAGCGTTATCGGTGTTGTGCGTTGTTGGGTTTTAAAAAAGGGAGCGTCGCGAACGACAACGACTCGCCATTTTGACATGACTGGGTAGAGGTCAACTTGACTGAGAATTTCTCGAATTGTTATATCAGTGCCATCAAGAAAGGTGAGGTTAAAATCGCGTGTTTCAGGGGACAAGAGGTGATCAAGCATCTGTTTGAGGGTTCCTTCAATGAGGAAACTTTCCTCGCCACAGAGGAGATATACCGGTAGGACTTTGTTCGCTTGGATCTCGCGAAGGATGTTCGGTGCGGGTTTTGTAGGTTTCTGTTTCATTGGGGCAAACTGCCGCCAGTTGGAATCGCTCAGGTTGCGTTGTCGCTGGCGGTTTCCTTCTGCGTGCCTGTGGTAGCAAACGCAGAGAAGCGTTTCGTTGAATTCGATGCGCCACACTTCGGACATTTTGGCGGAGATTTGGGAGTTGTGCTGAAATCACTGGCGCGTTGAAGTATCTCAAATTCAGCTGCACAATCATTGCAGTGGTATTCAAAAATTGGCATTGTTTTCCCTTTATTTAAGCTGTGGTAGGTCGGATGATGAGTTTTATCTTTGTGCCTTTGGGTGGGATTACATCAGTATTCACACGATACGTTCGATCATCGGTGCCAGTCGGTAAGGGGTGGTTGAAAAGCGAATCTGGGTCGCGATAGACGGCGATAATGTTGTGAAAGAGCTGGGCAGTGAATTGATTGTTTTTCAGCCGTCCACCTGTGAAGACCCAGGGTGTCTCCTGCATCGGCTGTTCGGTAAAGGCATTCCATACTAACTCGCGCGCACGGCGCGAGATAACTTCTGCGCCTTGATTCCATTCAACCCAGATGTCAACGGGTGCTCCTGTCGGTTTTCTCGGATCACCTTCAACCGTGAGATTCATACCGGGCATAAAATCTAAAACACCGAGGGCTGTCAGTATGTAAATCGGTTCTGCATCAACGATTAAAATGCTTTCATGTGTTTTGCCGAGTTTACCACAGGCAAAGAATTCAATATTAGCATCTCCACTGACAATGTTAATTTCACCCGGCACCGTTACCTCACGTTTACTGGTATCAAAAATAACGTTGCCGAGTTGATACGTATTTTCGCTAATTTGCGTCGGTTTTGCCAATTGGACGTCCGCAGCTGCAGTGGATTGTGGAAACACAGTGAGTTTTTCCGAAGCACTGTTATCATTGTTATCTGCATCCGAGAAGGCGATACGTGCCACAAACTCTATCTGACCTTCTGTTGCCGGCACCCAATCGGTAGAAATGACGGTCTCTGTGAGTTTAGAAGTCCAAAGGACTTCGGTGTTAGCAACCTTTTCATCGTCAACATAAAACTCAACGTTAAGAATATCGTCAAGCGGGGTTCCCGTATTCTGAAGGGTAGCACTCAGTCGGACGGCTTCGCCAACGCGTGGTGTAGGGGGTGAAAATCGGAGACTTCGTGGAACAATCCCGATGTTCGGTTCTGTTGGACCTACCAGGGCATGACTCAAGGTCATCACCGTGAAGCAGGTCGACAAAAAATCGCTCTCAGATCCGCTCCATCTCCCATCGGATTCCTGTTGAGCAACCATCATCCGTGAGATTTCATCGTACCAGTTGTAACCCGCGAGTGTGTCTAAAGTTGGGGGAATATCACAGAACCGTTGCAGCGAAAGTAAATAGTAATAAAGCCATGAGTTAGAACCGGGGTTACGGGTTAAGGACCAATGCTTTTTAAGCCACGCAATACCTTTCTGAATCTGCGGATCGTCAACGGGAACACCACACGCCCGCAGCGCCCACAATCCTGTTGCAGTCATACTTCCATAGACCCCTATTGCCCACGGGGAACCGTCATCAACCAAATTGTAGAGCCATCCCCCCGTTTCAGTTTGGTTCCGTCGAATCCATTGTTGGGCACGTGCCCAAGTGTCGGGAGGAATATCAATCCCCCACTGCTTTGCAGCATAGAGGGCATAGATAACCATATTCATGTGTGCGCCATCGGCACTATAACCGTATCCCCAACCGCCATCGTCGCGATCGTCAGTGAACTCACTGCCGCTGACGGGCAGCTGTTTTTTGACTAACTGATTCACAGCAAACTGAACACGCTCTCTGTAAGCGACATCTTGTGTCGCAACTAAAGCCGGAATAACCACCGCGAACTGGTAAACAGCGAATTCGTTCCAGTTCTGCTCTAAGAGGAATTCTAAGCCTTTTTGGACGGATGGATGCGAAACCGTATGTCCTGTTGCGAATAACGTTTGTAGCGCTAACGCTGTTTCTTGTGTCTGATCCTCGCCAAAATTCCAAGATTTGCCTGGGATAAAGTTTTTAGCAAGACCTTTTAGGCTCGCTCCGCAGTTGATACAGATTAAGATAAGTTGGTTTTCAGTTCCACACTGCAAACAGGTTCGGCTATGCCTGCCTTGTTGTGCTTCTATCCAAGCAATACCTTTCGTTATCGCGTTCTGGATCTGTTCAGGGGTGACGGGTGGGAACATGCGCGCCTCAGCAATGATTGCGGCATGGGTGAGGTTATTTCCTGTGTCTGTTTCTTCAATGTGTTTTGCACCGGTCGGGTTGATGACGGCATAGATTTCGGTCTTACCGGGAGGCGGTTGCCACTGTGTTTTCACGCGCTTGCTCTGCCCCGGTTTTAACTCCAAGATGACATCCTTACAGAGTATTTGAAGCGGTTGCGTCGCTGGATCCGCCTCGTAAAGGTCAACAACCAGATCCTGGTTCATCGTTTGTGTGCCATCCCCTACATTCTTCACCTCAACTGAGATAGTAATTTCTTCTCCTTCAACGGGGGTTGGATTGGAAAAGGAGATACTATCAGCATCAACACGGAAGTCTGGGAGTTGCGCGAATCCACTCGTGCTAAAGGCGGCAATAACACATATTCCGATTGACAATTTTAACAGTAGATTTCGGAAACTGACGTGCTGCGTCAAACGAAGATACCTAATCATGATGAACCTCACCTCTATCAAGGAAGTTGTTATGATTCCGACGAGCGCCACAACCAGATTTTGATTTATCGCTCAACCAGCCGAACGTGGCAACGCAATTCCTACCGGTCCTATATTAGTTTCCTGACCAGAACCCAACGGAAACTGAGGAAGGCTGTGGGATCGGATTTTTGAACAACGCATGTCCACTTGATGTCCATTTGCTAATTTCGCCCTGGAATGTCTCTCCGAGTATATCCGCTATCCAAATACCGCCATCTGCGGGTGAAACACTGATCGCCACGATTGCCATTCCCGCAAGAAACTCAGCTCTCTTGCCTCCATCTGGTCCCAAGTTCATTAACATTGACTGTTGTGACACAACCCAGACACTTCCATCAGAAACATTGATACGCGGTGACGTAGGATTCGGAATATCGGTAATTTCCACCAGTTTCTGTCCACTCGCTGAAATCCGCATTAGAACACTATGTTGACTGTCGGCGATCCAAGCATTTCCTTCGTAGTCAACGGTTACACCCTTGGGTTCACCCATCGGTGGTGCGTCTGCGACCTTGTTTCCTGCAGCATCGTAGCGTGCGATAGGACCTCTTGCGTTTGTTATCCATGCCGAACCGTCCTTAGGATTTACTGCTACTGCGGGTTCATGGGCGGGTATTACAGCGACAACTTGGGCACCATCACCGGATACTTTTTTAACAGCATCAAGTCCTGCGATCCATGCCGAACCATCGGCGGGGTTAATGGCGATCTGGTTCGGACGGTTAATATCGGAAATCTCTTTAAAATCGCCGGTGTTTGGATTATAACGATAGACGGTGTTTGCCGCTGAAACTGCGATCCAAACAACGCCATCTGCTGGATTCACCTCGGCGGCGGTTGCTTGGGGTAGATTCGGAATAACCTGTGGATCGGCGTTTCCATCGGCATATAATTTATAAACTGTATCTCCTTTACTGACGACCCAACACTCTCCATTATATTGTCCGTAACTGATAGTAACGCATAGAACCGACAACGCCATTGCCCAAAACATCTTCTTCATCATTTATATCTCCTGATTTTACTGTATGCGCTTTGTAAGCGCGCTATCTGTGGTTTAAGAGCGCGCTATAAGCGACGCCTTCATTTCTTAAATCTTAACATAGTTTCCGTTAATTTGGCAAGGATTTTTAATTATACCTTGCGGTTCGGTTGGGTTCATTGGATAAGCAACGTTAACCGACGTATATCTAGGGGAAATCCGCAGAAATACCCAAGCAATACACAGAAACACCCTATCAAAAACACCCCAAGCAAAAACCCCTCCACTACGTTACGGGCTACGTTTTTGATTCTTTAAATTAGCATTTCCATAATCGTTTTTTTACTATACCCTGTAAACTTTCTGGTGACATTCACCGTTTATAGTAAAACCCATAATTAATGGGACATTTGACAGCGGGCGAGGGGACCTCGCCCCTACGAGGTGAGGCAGGCATGTCGGAGCGTTAAAATGTCTTTTTAATTCTAAACTTTACTATAAACCCTGAAATCAAGGGATTCATTATATTGACTCGACCCTACAGAAATCATCATAAACTTTTTTTGAAACTTTTTTCTTTGAATGGTGTCTAATAAGTATAAGCAAGAAAAACTTACGAATAAGGAGAAACAGAATGAAACGGGCACACTTTTATTGTCTGACCTTTGTGGTGGTCCTTCTGTTTGTTGGAATCAGTATGGTAAGCATGGCTGAAGTGGC from Candidatus Poribacteria bacterium encodes:
- a CDS encoding tyrosine-type recombinase/integrase codes for the protein MKGTRPLDNAEIRKVSAAFDGTFAIRNRSLFMLGVSVGGRISELIALKVNDVWQNSKPVSDLLFDRNIVKGGEVSRAVPVNTDGQQAIANLIAWHLELYGNTDPTRPLFPSRKGQGLKAMSRIAAHDALKDAFETAGLNGKLGTHSLRKSYAQRLYEHTNDIYAVQEMLGHKSVVTTQRYLGVNYANVRDASEAMSIHSESNKSTKTLGSVNEASDDVLLIELLRRGYDVARVLQKNDTEQHFQLPNEVTSSKFV
- the holA gene encoding DNA polymerase III subunit delta, whose product is MSEVWRIEFNETLLCVCYHRHAEGNRQRQRNLSDSNWRQFAPMKQKPTKPAPNILREIQANKVLPVYLLCGEESFLIEGTLKQMLDHLLSPETRDFNLTFLDGTDITIREILSQVDLYPVMSKWRVVVVRDAPFFKTQQRTTPITLLRNAFKIEITDPQKSISTMAKVLEVSPQQIAELHFDFANAVEALTDELGTKLTDEERGFLQRLPGIAQQLDMLGTETGTSDDIDLLLEWLQADLPENSVLIFIVRGPVNQRNRLVKAIESVGRYRSFDPVEAGPSLNRDPLYKKVSEKFSEFNKQITPRAFTQLRTRTGGDMYTIAEAINKIIDFVGDKRQIDENDIQNIVTQNTFDSIFDLTDAIGRRSIGQALKSLHEVLASGQEPILVNSTITRQFRFALQAKLIADRKGIRPFRSRMSFSVFTQNIFQPLVEEVGRFLPKAATHNILKQNPYVAYKVFQTLHAFTAEELVVAIEKTLIVDIQLKTSEQNETGILEQLVCELCTTPR
- a CDS encoding zinc ribbon domain-containing protein, which encodes MPIFEYHCNDCAAEFEILQRASDFSTTPKSPPKCPKCGASNSTKRFSAFATTGTQKETASDNAT
- a CDS encoding SMP-30/gluconolactonase/LRE family protein → MMKKMFWAMALSVLCVTISYGQYNGECWVVSKGDTVYKLYADGNADPQVIPNLPQATAAEVNPADGVVWIAVSAANTVYRYNPNTGDFKEISDINRPNQIAINPADGSAWIAGLDAVKKVSGDGAQVVAVIPAHEPAVAVNPKDGSAWITNARGPIARYDAAGNKVADAPPMGEPKGVTVDYEGNAWIADSQHSVLMRISASGQKLVEITDIPNPTSPRINVSDGSVWVVSQQSMLMNLGPDGGKRAEFLAGMAIVAISVSPADGGIWIADILGETFQGEISKWTSSGHALFKNPIPQPSSVSVGFWSGN